A part of Roseitalea porphyridii genomic DNA contains:
- a CDS encoding DMT family transporter, producing the protein MGPRDIALAAFVVSMWGLGFTVLKPTMEQFPPILIMAISFAVTALALIAFERRRPVTSHLSGALIALFAVSGQAALIFSALSGLEASTGVIIAQFQVPLSVLWAWALRTEPFAPAKLGAFVVALVGVVIIAGLPAERPAPFYVALMIVGGAVWGLGQVLIAKLGRDDGAVLLKRVALHGAAQLVVFTLIFETGQWTALTTASPAAWAGLAFIALVAFALAYVIWFDLMRRNPVSQVTPFIMLMPAVSVVASIVFLGERPGWPIFAGGALILAGLAISSGIVRIGPRNSSAV; encoded by the coding sequence ATGGGACCGCGCGACATCGCGCTCGCCGCCTTCGTGGTCTCCATGTGGGGGCTGGGCTTCACCGTGCTCAAGCCGACGATGGAGCAGTTCCCGCCGATCCTGATCATGGCGATCAGCTTCGCGGTCACGGCGCTGGCGCTGATCGCCTTCGAGCGGCGGCGGCCGGTGACCTCGCACCTGTCCGGTGCGCTGATTGCGCTGTTTGCGGTCTCCGGGCAGGCGGCGCTGATCTTCTCGGCCCTGTCGGGTCTTGAGGCGTCGACGGGCGTGATCATCGCCCAGTTCCAGGTCCCGCTTTCGGTGCTGTGGGCGTGGGCGCTGCGCACCGAACCGTTCGCGCCGGCCAAGCTCGGCGCCTTTGTCGTCGCGCTGGTCGGCGTCGTCATCATCGCCGGGTTGCCGGCCGAGCGTCCGGCGCCGTTCTACGTGGCGCTGATGATCGTCGGCGGCGCGGTCTGGGGGCTCGGCCAGGTGCTGATCGCAAAGCTCGGCCGCGACGACGGCGCGGTGCTTCTGAAGCGCGTCGCGCTGCACGGGGCGGCGCAACTGGTGGTGTTCACGCTCATCTTCGAAACCGGTCAGTGGACCGCGCTGACCACCGCATCGCCGGCCGCCTGGGCGGGCCTTGCCTTCATCGCGCTGGTTGCCTTCGCGCTTGCCTACGTCATCTGGTTCGACCTGATGCGGCGCAACCCGGTCAGCCAGGTGACGCCGTTCATCATGCTGATGCCGGCGGTTTCGGTGGTGGCGAGCATCGTGTTCCTGGGCGAACGGCCCGGCTGGCCGATCTTCGCGGGCGGGGCGCTGATCCTTGCCGGGCTGGCGATCTCGTCGGGCATCGTGCGCATCGGGCCGCGCAATTCCTCGGCGGTTTGA
- a CDS encoding adenine phosphoribosyltransferase, translating into MPMTLTETLEAAIRSIPDYPKPGIVFRDITTLLGNASAFRRAIDELVHPYAGTKIDKIAGVEARGFILGGAMSHQLSAGFVPIRKKGKLPHETVRIAYSLEYGVDEMEMHKDAVKAGEKVILVDDLIATGGTAEGAVKLLQQMGAEVVASCFVIDLPDLGGRRKIEALGVPVRTLIEFEGD; encoded by the coding sequence ATGCCGATGACGCTGACCGAAACGCTTGAAGCGGCCATCCGCTCGATACCGGACTATCCCAAGCCCGGAATCGTCTTCCGCGACATCACCACGCTGCTCGGCAACGCCTCGGCGTTCCGTCGGGCGATCGACGAACTCGTCCACCCCTATGCGGGCACCAAGATCGACAAGATCGCCGGCGTCGAGGCGCGCGGCTTCATCCTGGGCGGAGCGATGTCGCACCAGCTTTCGGCCGGCTTCGTGCCGATCCGCAAGAAGGGCAAGCTGCCGCACGAGACCGTTCGCATCGCCTACAGTCTCGAATATGGCGTCGACGAGATGGAGATGCACAAGGACGCGGTGAAGGCCGGCGAGAAGGTGATCCTCGTCGACGATCTGATCGCCACCGGCGGCACGGCCGAGGGCGCGGTCAAGCTCCTGCAGCAGATGGGCGCCGAGGTGGTCGCGTCCTGCTTCGTCATCGACCTGCCCGATCTCGGCGGCCGCCGGAAGATCGAGGCGCTCGGCGTGCCGGTGCGCACGCTGATCGAGTTCGAGGGCGACTGA
- a CDS encoding type II toxin-antitoxin system PemK/MazF family toxin, giving the protein MTFDRFDVALTRFPFTEKRGQKVRPVAVLSDRTFHEAHNHLIGAMITTAANTRWPSDVAIVSYREAGLRTPCVVRLKLFTLQLDLVHGRLGSLADPDRQPIRRAVERAICPK; this is encoded by the coding sequence GTGACCTTCGACCGCTTTGACGTCGCGCTTACGCGGTTCCCGTTCACGGAAAAGCGCGGGCAGAAGGTCCGCCCCGTCGCCGTCCTGAGCGACCGGACCTTTCACGAAGCGCACAATCATCTGATCGGCGCGATGATCACCACGGCCGCCAACACGCGGTGGCCCAGCGACGTTGCCATCGTCAGCTACCGCGAAGCTGGACTGCGGACGCCGTGCGTCGTCCGGCTCAAGCTTTTCACGCTGCAACTCGATCTCGTCCACGGCCGCCTGGGTTCTCTGGCCGACCCCGATCGCCAACCGATCCGTCGCGCGGTCGAGCGCGCCATCTGTCCGAAATGA
- a CDS encoding cytochrome c1 has product MKQMIARLAVAAVAMTVMAGGAFAAEYPKNKPREQSWTFAGPFGTFDQAQLQRGLKIYTENCSACHALSRVNFRNLADLGYSPEQIEALASQYEVEDGPDEFGDMFFRPATAADAFPSPFPNEEAARAANAGAYPPDLSLIAKARAPIRGFPAFVLDPFRMYTENGPDYIYSLLTGYKDEVPEDVNVPEGLWYNPYFASGVALAMAPPLFPDMHEFDDGTEATVSNMAKDVSAFLMWTAEPHLEERKQLGFRVMVFLLIFAALLYLSKKQVWSRVEH; this is encoded by the coding sequence ATGAAACAGATGATTGCAAGGCTCGCTGTCGCCGCCGTCGCCATGACCGTCATGGCAGGAGGCGCGTTCGCGGCCGAATATCCCAAGAACAAGCCGCGCGAGCAGAGCTGGACCTTCGCCGGCCCGTTCGGCACGTTCGATCAGGCCCAGCTTCAGCGCGGTCTGAAGATCTACACCGAGAACTGCTCGGCATGCCACGCGCTCAGCCGGGTGAACTTCCGCAACCTGGCGGACCTTGGCTACTCGCCCGAGCAGATCGAGGCGCTCGCCTCGCAGTACGAGGTCGAGGACGGTCCGGACGAGTTCGGCGACATGTTCTTCCGGCCGGCCACCGCCGCCGACGCCTTCCCATCGCCGTTCCCGAACGAGGAAGCGGCGCGGGCGGCCAATGCCGGTGCCTATCCGCCGGACCTTTCGCTGATCGCCAAGGCGAGGGCGCCCATCCGCGGCTTCCCCGCCTTCGTGCTCGACCCGTTCCGCATGTATACCGAGAACGGGCCGGACTACATCTATTCGCTGCTGACCGGCTACAAGGACGAGGTGCCCGAGGACGTCAACGTGCCCGAGGGCCTGTGGTACAACCCCTATTTCGCCAGCGGCGTGGCGCTGGCGATGGCGCCGCCGCTGTTCCCTGACATGCACGAATTCGACGACGGCACCGAGGCGACGGTCTCCAACATGGCCAAGGACGTTTCGGCGTTCCTGATGTGGACGGCCGAACCGCATCTCGAGGAGCGCAAGCAGCTCGGCTTCCGCGTGATGGTGTTCCTGCTGATCTTCGCCGCGCTCCTGTATTTGTCCAAGAAGCAGGTCTGGTCGCGCGTCGAGCACTGA
- a CDS encoding cytochrome b translates to MSKLEHHGTYTPTTGVGKWVDARMPLPRLMYDSFVAYPVPRNLNYAYTFGGILSIFLVIQILTGVVLAMHYVPSADEAFDSVEHIMRDVNSGWLLRYMHQNGAHFFFLAVYLHIFRGLYYGSYKAPRELLWILGCIIYLLMMATAFMGYVLPWGQMSFWGATVITGFFTAFPVVGEPIQQLLLGGYAVGDPTLNRFFSLHYLLPFMIAGVVILHVWALHVTGQTNPTGIEVKSKTDTVPFTPYATIKDAFALVVFLALYAYFVFYMPNFLGHADNYIPADPMVTPAHIVPEWYFLPFYAILRAITFDIGPITSKLGGVIAMFGAVAILFVVPWLDTSKVRSAVYRPWYKLFFWLFVINAIFLGWLGSQPAEGVYVALAQFGTAFYFAFFLIVMPLLGLIEKPRRTPNSITEAVLDRSSKGSGAPQVGAATAAPDDRA, encoded by the coding sequence ATGAGCAAGCTTGAACATCACGGCACTTACACACCGACGACCGGCGTCGGCAAATGGGTCGACGCGCGCATGCCGCTGCCGCGACTCATGTACGACAGTTTCGTCGCCTACCCGGTGCCGCGCAACCTCAACTACGCCTACACGTTCGGCGGCATCCTCTCGATCTTCCTGGTCATCCAGATCCTTACCGGCGTGGTGCTCGCCATGCACTATGTGCCGAGCGCCGACGAGGCGTTCGACAGCGTCGAGCACATCATGCGCGACGTCAATTCGGGCTGGCTGCTGCGCTACATGCACCAGAACGGCGCGCACTTCTTCTTCCTGGCGGTGTATCTGCACATCTTCCGCGGGCTCTACTACGGCTCCTACAAGGCGCCGCGCGAGCTCCTGTGGATCCTGGGCTGCATCATCTATCTCTTGATGATGGCGACCGCCTTCATGGGCTACGTGCTGCCCTGGGGCCAGATGTCCTTCTGGGGCGCCACGGTGATCACCGGCTTCTTCACCGCCTTCCCGGTGGTCGGCGAGCCGATCCAGCAGCTTCTGCTGGGTGGATACGCGGTCGGCGATCCGACGCTGAACCGGTTCTTCTCGCTGCACTACCTGCTGCCGTTCATGATCGCCGGTGTCGTCATCCTGCACGTTTGGGCGCTGCACGTGACCGGCCAGACCAATCCGACCGGCATCGAGGTGAAGTCGAAGACCGACACCGTCCCGTTCACGCCCTATGCGACGATCAAGGATGCGTTCGCGCTGGTCGTGTTCCTGGCGCTCTATGCCTACTTCGTCTTCTACATGCCCAACTTCCTGGGCCACGCGGACAACTACATCCCGGCCGACCCGATGGTGACGCCCGCGCACATCGTGCCCGAATGGTACTTCCTGCCGTTCTACGCGATCCTGCGCGCCATCACCTTCGACATCGGTCCGATCACCTCCAAGCTCGGCGGCGTGATCGCGATGTTCGGCGCCGTGGCGATCCTGTTCGTCGTGCCTTGGCTGGATACGTCCAAGGTGCGCTCGGCGGTCTACCGGCCCTGGTACAAGCTGTTCTTCTGGCTGTTCGTGATCAACGCGATCTTCCTTGGCTGGCTCGGTTCGCAGCCCGCCGAAGGGGTCTATGTCGCGCTCGCCCAGTTCGGTACGGCGTTCTACTTCGCCTTCTTCCTGATCGTCATGCCGCTTCTGGGGCTGATCGAGAAGCCAAGGCGCACGCCCAATTCGATCACCGAGGCGGTTCTGGACCGCTCGTCCAAGGGTTCGGGCGCGCCGCAGGTCGGCGCGGCCACCGCGGCCCCGGACGACAGGGCCTGA
- the petA gene encoding ubiquinol-cytochrome c reductase iron-sulfur subunit: MTDATHNETGQGQDGEMPTRRDFIYVATGMVGAVGAAAALWPFIDQMRPDADVRAAGLPIDVDLSAIEPGGTIIVTWRSNPYFVRHLTEEEIASASELTEGDMKDYAPVDGRIAAAEESANPEWVIVSATCTHLGCVPNTVDNAPEGWFCPCHGSVFDMTGRILRGPAPINLPLPPYVFADATTLVVGTDQA, encoded by the coding sequence GTGACAGACGCGACCCACAACGAAACGGGCCAGGGGCAGGACGGCGAAATGCCGACCCGCCGTGACTTCATCTATGTTGCGACGGGCATGGTCGGCGCGGTCGGCGCCGCCGCGGCGCTGTGGCCGTTCATCGACCAGATGCGCCCCGATGCGGACGTGCGCGCGGCCGGCCTGCCGATCGATGTCGATCTGAGCGCGATCGAGCCGGGCGGCACGATCATCGTGACGTGGCGTTCGAACCCCTACTTCGTGCGGCACCTGACCGAGGAAGAGATCGCCTCCGCGTCCGAACTGACCGAGGGCGACATGAAGGACTATGCGCCGGTCGACGGGCGCATCGCGGCCGCCGAAGAGTCGGCCAACCCCGAATGGGTGATCGTCTCGGCCACCTGCACCCATCTGGGCTGCGTGCCCAACACGGTCGACAACGCGCCGGAAGGCTGGTTCTGCCCGTGCCACGGCTCGGTGTTCGACATGACCGGCCGCATCCTGCGCGGCCCCGCGCCGATCAACCTGCCGCTGCCGCCCTATGTGTTCGCCGACGCCACCACGCTGGTGGTCGGAACCGACCAGGCCTAG
- a CDS encoding ABC transporter ATP-binding protein translates to MARYGNTYQDPDPAYRDTDHPVWNRVERFVDPFEDTDRAVLPKNTWQFIAYFARQAKWPFVILLFVGGLVGAVDAALYWSVGWLIDILDNSTPETLLRDHWPALLGFLLLLLVVRAAVMVAAAIIEQQVIVPRFYTMVRWQSFRRVIEQPYAFFQDDFAGRIATKILQAGESVGDFILTSLQSLWSFLTFIVLTFAVLAALDWRMAVVVAVWGAGYAAIVRYLLPRLRAAGKNNANERSVLNGRLVDIFTNILTVKLFDTGRKEHGDVKGALGNYMGAVTHLTRMITLVRTAVAVLNGMMMSAVGVLAVQGWMAGTISTGAIAATMGLVFRLNQMSGWMMFNINGLIRAFSTVQDAVETISVEPKIRDRADAVELARTTGHIRFENVRFNYGKDDTRLFEGLDLDIAPGEKVGLVGPSGAGKSTIVSLMLRLFEPEAGRITIDGTDIADVTQVSLRRQFGVVSQEPSLLHRSLRDNIAYGRHGVSGEEIEAAARKAKAHEFILDARDPRGRRGYDAHVGERGIKLSGGQRQRVAIARVMLKDAPILILDEATSALDSEIEAAIQDNLAELMEGKTVVAIAHRLSTIAAMDRLVVVENGRIVQMGRHDELLRDEDGLYARMWTRQSGGFLSFAEAAE, encoded by the coding sequence ATGGCCCGCTACGGCAACACCTACCAGGATCCCGATCCGGCCTATCGCGACACCGACCATCCGGTCTGGAACCGGGTCGAGCGGTTCGTCGATCCGTTCGAGGACACCGACCGCGCGGTGCTGCCGAAGAACACCTGGCAGTTCATCGCCTATTTCGCCCGGCAGGCGAAATGGCCGTTCGTCATCCTGCTGTTCGTCGGCGGGCTGGTCGGCGCGGTCGATGCGGCGCTCTATTGGAGTGTCGGCTGGCTGATCGACATTCTCGACAATTCGACACCCGAAACGCTGTTGCGCGACCACTGGCCGGCGCTTCTGGGTTTCCTGCTCCTCCTGCTCGTCGTCAGGGCGGCGGTGATGGTTGCGGCGGCGATCATCGAGCAGCAGGTGATCGTGCCGCGCTTTTACACCATGGTGCGCTGGCAGTCGTTCCGACGGGTGATCGAACAGCCCTACGCCTTCTTCCAGGACGATTTCGCCGGCCGCATCGCCACCAAGATCCTGCAGGCGGGCGAATCGGTCGGCGATTTCATCCTGACGTCGCTGCAATCGCTTTGGTCGTTCCTGACCTTCATCGTTCTCACCTTCGCGGTGCTGGCGGCACTCGACTGGCGCATGGCGGTGGTGGTCGCGGTCTGGGGCGCCGGCTACGCGGCGATCGTTCGCTATCTGCTGCCGCGCCTCAGGGCGGCCGGCAAGAACAACGCCAACGAGCGCTCGGTGCTGAACGGGCGGCTGGTCGACATCTTCACCAACATCCTGACGGTCAAGCTGTTCGACACCGGCCGCAAGGAGCATGGCGACGTCAAGGGAGCGCTCGGCAACTATATGGGGGCCGTCACCCATCTGACGCGCATGATCACGCTGGTGCGCACGGCCGTCGCCGTTCTCAACGGGATGATGATGAGCGCGGTCGGCGTGCTCGCCGTGCAGGGCTGGATGGCCGGGACCATCTCGACGGGTGCGATCGCGGCGACGATGGGCCTCGTTTTCCGGCTCAACCAGATGTCGGGCTGGATGATGTTCAACATCAACGGGCTGATCCGCGCCTTCTCGACGGTTCAGGACGCGGTGGAGACGATCTCGGTGGAGCCGAAGATCCGCGACCGCGCCGATGCGGTCGAACTGGCGCGCACGACCGGCCACATCCGCTTCGAGAATGTTCGCTTCAACTATGGCAAGGACGATACGCGCCTGTTCGAGGGGCTCGATCTCGACATCGCCCCCGGCGAGAAGGTCGGGCTGGTCGGCCCGTCCGGCGCCGGCAAGTCGACCATCGTGTCGCTGATGCTGCGCCTGTTCGAACCGGAGGCGGGCCGCATCACGATCGACGGCACCGACATCGCCGACGTCACCCAGGTCTCGCTGAGGCGCCAGTTCGGCGTGGTCAGCCAGGAGCCGTCGCTGCTGCACCGCTCGCTGCGCGACAACATCGCCTATGGCCGGCACGGCGTCAGCGGAGAGGAGATCGAGGCGGCCGCCAGGAAGGCCAAGGCGCACGAGTTCATTCTGGACGCGCGCGACCCGCGCGGCCGGCGCGGCTATGACGCCCATGTCGGCGAGCGCGGCATCAAGCTGTCGGGCGGCCAGCGCCAGAGGGTCGCCATCGCCCGCGTCATGCTCAAGGATGCGCCGATCCTGATCCTCGACGAGGCGACATCGGCGCTCGATTCGGAGATCGAGGCGGCGATCCAGGACAATCTGGCCGAACTGATGGAAGGCAAGACCGTCGTCGCCATCGCGCACCGGCTGTCGACCATCGCCGCGATGGACCGGCTGGTGGTCGTCGAGAACGGCCGGATCGTGCAGATGGGGCGGCACGACGAACTGCTGCGCGACGAGGACGGGCTCTATGCGCGCATGTGGACGCGGCAGTCGGGCGGTTTCCTCAGTTTCGCCGAAGCGGCCGAATAG
- a CDS encoding type II toxin-antitoxin system HicA family toxin has protein sequence MTRTQFIRRLRRIARKNGLEFELDTSRGAGSHYIVRVGDKRTTVQSDLNPRRIERIMKQLGLQ, from the coding sequence ATGACACGGACGCAATTCATCCGCAGGCTTCGCAGGATCGCCCGCAAGAACGGGCTCGAGTTCGAATTGGATACCAGTCGCGGTGCGGGGTCGCACTACATTGTCCGTGTGGGCGACAAGAGAACGACGGTGCAAAGCGATCTCAATCCGAGACGCATCGAGCGCATCATGAAGCAGCTGGGCCTTCAATGA
- a CDS encoding type II toxin-antitoxin system HicB family antitoxin yields the protein MQLLYPATIDTEEGEFVVTCDDVPGVLAFGDTEAAALAEAREALGAMLLHMVANGEPIPTPSAHGAGPRVAPHARDAVKLALIAAVADAGISKSELAARLGRDEAIARRLLDPRHASRLELMEQALAALGQELLISSRAA from the coding sequence GTGCAACTTCTCTATCCAGCGACGATCGACACGGAAGAGGGCGAGTTTGTCGTCACCTGCGACGACGTCCCGGGCGTTCTGGCGTTCGGAGACACCGAGGCGGCCGCGCTCGCCGAAGCCCGAGAGGCGCTGGGGGCGATGTTGCTGCACATGGTCGCCAACGGCGAGCCGATCCCGACGCCGTCGGCACACGGCGCGGGACCGCGCGTCGCTCCCCATGCCCGTGACGCGGTCAAGCTCGCTCTGATCGCCGCGGTCGCCGATGCGGGCATATCGAAATCCGAACTCGCCGCGCGGCTGGGGCGCGACGAGGCGATCGCACGGCGTCTTCTCGATCCGCGGCACGCGTCCCGGCTGGAACTGATGGAGCAGGCATTGGCCGCCCTGGGCCAGGAACTGCTCATCAGCTCCCGCGCCGCGTAG
- a CDS encoding ABC transporter ATP-binding protein: MFAWFETRINPFPPGRPAQAPRRLLAFCWHYTRDIWPWLAITSLLTATISILQVVIFSFLGNIVDWLADADPSTFLAEEGWSLFWMGFLILVGLPLTGLFHSLIMHQAIFGNFPMIIRWKAHRYMLGQSFGFYQDEFAGRVATKVMQAALGVRESVTKIVDIFIYVGVYFGGALVLVATMQAWLMVPFLLWLAAYVVLMWHFLPKMRVISELQSDARSTMTGRVVDSYTNIMTVKLFAHAGREEGYAREAMDDFLGTVHPQMRLVTTLNVSLDIANALLLASVAAIGILGWTTGTATVGAVAVAVGLVLRLEGMSYWVMWELAGLFENIGMAEDGMNTIARPQAVSDRDDARTLVVVRGEIEFDGIRFHYGKQGGVIENLSLTVKPGEKVGLVGRSGAGKSTLMNVLLRLYDLEGGQIRIDGQDIAAVTQDSLRGQIGVVTQDTSLLHRSVRDNIAYGYPDATDEQVIEAAKRANAHDYILGLVDPQGRTGYDAHVGERGVKLSGGQRQRIAVARVFLKNAPILVLDEATSALDSEVEAAIQDNLNALMEGKTVIAIAHRLSTIANLDRLVVMDKGTIIEEGTHEELAAAGGLYGQLWARQSGGFIGVDANAEAAE, encoded by the coding sequence ATGTTTGCCTGGTTCGAAACCCGCATCAATCCCTTCCCGCCCGGACGACCGGCGCAGGCGCCCCGGCGCCTTCTGGCGTTCTGCTGGCACTACACCAGGGACATCTGGCCCTGGCTGGCGATCACCTCGCTGCTGACGGCGACCATCAGCATCCTGCAGGTCGTCATCTTCAGCTTCCTGGGCAACATCGTCGACTGGCTGGCCGACGCCGATCCGAGCACGTTCCTGGCCGAGGAGGGCTGGTCGCTGTTCTGGATGGGCTTTCTCATCCTTGTGGGCCTGCCGCTGACCGGCCTGTTCCACTCGCTGATCATGCACCAGGCGATCTTCGGCAATTTCCCGATGATCATCCGCTGGAAGGCGCATCGCTACATGCTCGGCCAGTCGTTCGGCTTCTATCAGGACGAGTTCGCCGGCCGCGTCGCCACCAAGGTGATGCAGGCGGCGCTCGGCGTGCGCGAATCGGTCACCAAGATCGTCGATATCTTCATCTATGTGGGCGTCTATTTCGGCGGCGCGCTGGTGCTGGTGGCGACGATGCAGGCCTGGCTCATGGTGCCGTTCCTTCTGTGGCTGGCCGCCTATGTCGTGCTGATGTGGCACTTCCTGCCGAAGATGCGCGTGATTTCCGAACTGCAGTCGGATGCGCGCTCGACCATGACCGGGCGCGTCGTCGACAGCTACACCAACATCATGACCGTCAAGCTGTTCGCCCATGCCGGCCGCGAGGAGGGTTATGCGCGCGAGGCGATGGACGACTTCCTGGGCACGGTGCATCCGCAGATGCGGCTGGTGACCACGCTCAATGTGAGCCTGGATATCGCCAACGCCCTGCTTCTGGCCTCGGTCGCCGCGATCGGCATCCTGGGCTGGACCACCGGCACCGCGACCGTCGGTGCGGTCGCCGTCGCGGTCGGCCTTGTGCTGCGCCTTGAGGGCATGTCCTACTGGGTGATGTGGGAGCTGGCCGGCCTGTTCGAGAACATCGGCATGGCAGAGGACGGGATGAACACCATCGCCCGGCCGCAGGCGGTGAGCGACCGCGACGACGCCAGGACACTGGTCGTCGTACGCGGCGAGATCGAGTTCGACGGCATCCGTTTCCACTACGGCAAGCAGGGCGGCGTGATCGAGAATCTGTCGCTGACCGTCAAGCCGGGCGAGAAGGTGGGTCTTGTCGGACGCTCGGGCGCGGGTAAATCAACCCTGATGAACGTGCTCCTCAGGCTCTACGATCTGGAAGGCGGTCAGATCCGCATCGACGGGCAGGATATCGCCGCCGTCACGCAGGATTCGCTGCGCGGGCAGATCGGCGTGGTCACCCAGGATACCTCGCTCCTGCACCGGTCGGTGCGCGACAACATCGCATACGGCTATCCGGACGCCACCGACGAGCAGGTGATCGAGGCCGCAAAAAGGGCGAACGCGCACGACTACATCCTCGGTCTGGTCGATCCGCAGGGGCGCACCGGCTACGACGCCCATGTCGGCGAGCGGGGAGTCAAGCTGTCGGGCGGCCAGCGCCAGCGCATCGCGGTCGCGCGCGTGTTCCTGAAGAACGCGCCGATCCTGGTACTGGACGAGGCGACCTCGGCGCTCGATTCCGAGGTCGAGGCGGCCATCCAGGACAATCTGAACGCGCTGATGGAAGGCAAGACCGTGATCGCCATCGCGCACCGGCTGTCGACGATCGCCAATCTCGACCGGCTCGTGGTGATGGACAAGGGCACCATCATCGAGGAGGGCACGCACGAGGAACTGGCCGCCGCCGGCGGGCTCTACGGCCAGCTCTGGGCGCGCCAGTCGGGCGGGTTCATCGGTGTCGACGCCAATGCGGAGGCGGCGGAGTGA
- a CDS encoding tRNA (cytidine(34)-2'-O)-methyltransferase, with the protein MTSSPAPQHPTFHVALYQPDIAGNTGSILRTAACLGFVVHLIGPAGFDASDRALRRAGMDYLAMAALTRHDDWAAFEAWRRDQDLRLALLTTKGATPHTDHAFAPGEVLLFGSESAGVPGHVHETADARLTIPMMPGARSLNLAVSVGIVAAEALRQHRAR; encoded by the coding sequence ATGACGTCGTCACCAGCACCGCAGCATCCGACCTTCCACGTCGCGCTCTACCAGCCCGACATCGCCGGCAACACCGGCTCGATCCTGCGCACGGCGGCGTGCCTGGGATTTGTCGTCCACCTGATCGGGCCGGCCGGTTTTGACGCCTCCGACCGCGCGCTCAGGCGCGCCGGCATGGACTATCTGGCGATGGCCGCGCTGACCCGCCACGATGACTGGGCCGCGTTCGAGGCCTGGCGCCGGGATCAGGACCTGCGGCTCGCCCTGCTGACGACAAAAGGCGCAACGCCTCACACGGACCATGCCTTCGCGCCCGGCGAGGTGCTGCTGTTCGGCTCCGAGTCGGCCGGCGTTCCCGGCCATGTGCACGAAACGGCGGACGCCCGGTTGACCATTCCCATGATGCCGGGCGCCCGCTCGCTCAATCTGGCCGTTTCGGTCGGCATCGTCGCGGCCGAGGCGCTGCGGCAGCACCGGGCGCGGTGA
- a CDS encoding GNAT family N-acetyltransferase — MTSQPMLTLRRTQGETDMAACLAIRHQVFVREQCVDEDLERDGLDDRCIHYLAVDGQTPVGTARVMPLEGRYKIQRMAVLSERRGTGVGAALMEFIMDDLAEAAAASGRHFFLSSQVHAMAFYEKLGFVACSDEFMDAGIAHRDMRAPARIRA; from the coding sequence ATGACGAGCCAACCCATGCTGACGCTGCGCCGAACGCAGGGCGAAACGGACATGGCCGCATGCCTGGCGATTCGCCACCAGGTGTTCGTGCGCGAGCAATGCGTCGACGAGGATCTGGAGCGTGACGGGCTGGATGACCGCTGCATCCACTATCTGGCCGTTGACGGGCAGACACCGGTCGGCACGGCGAGGGTCATGCCGCTCGAGGGCCGCTACAAGATCCAGCGCATGGCGGTGTTGTCCGAGCGGCGCGGCACCGGCGTCGGCGCGGCGCTGATGGAATTCATCATGGACGATCTGGCCGAAGCGGCGGCGGCGTCCGGCCGGCATTTCTTCCTGTCAAGCCAGGTGCACGCCATGGCGTTCTACGAAAAGCTCGGCTTCGTCGCCTGTTCGGACGAATTCATGGATGCGGGCATTGCGCACCGCGACATGCGGGCGCCGGCCCGAATCAGGGCCTGA